One region of Solanum pennellii chromosome 6, SPENNV200 genomic DNA includes:
- the LOC107023062 gene encoding elongation factor 1-alpha-like, producing MGKEKIHISIVVIGHVDSGKSTTTGHLIYKLGGIDKRVIERFEKEAAEMNKRSFKYAWVLDKLKAERERGITIDIALWKFETTKYYCTVIDAPGHRDFIKNMITGTSQADCAVLIIDSTTGGFEAGISKDGQTREHALLAFTLGVKQMICCCNKMDATTPKYSKARYDEIVKEVSSYLKKVGYNPDKIPFVPISGFEGDNMIERSTNLDWYKGPTLLEALDQINEPKRPSDKPLRLPLQDVYKIGGIGTVPVGRVETGVIKPGMVVTFGPTGLTTEVKSVEMHHEALQEALPGDNVGFNVKNVAVKDLKRGYVALNSKDDPAKGAASFTAQVIIMNHPGQIGNGYAPVLDCHTSHIAVKFAEILTKIDRRSGKELEKEPKFLKNGDAGMVKMIPTKPMVVETFAEYPPLGRFAVRDMRQTVAVGVVKNVDKKDPTGAKVTKAAQKKGK from the exons ATGGGTAAGGAAAAGATTCACATCAGTATTGTGGTCATTGGTCATGTCGACTCTGGAAAGTCTACTACCACTGGTCACTTGATCTACAAGCTTGGTGGTATTGACAAGCGTGTTATTGAGAGGTTCGAGAAGGAAGCTGCTGAGATGAACAAGAGGTCATTCAAGTATGCCTGGGTGCTTGACAAACTTAAGGCTGAACGTGAGCGTGGTATCACTATTGATATTGCTTTATGGAAGTTTGAGACCACTAAGTACTACTGCACTGTGATTGATGCCCCCGGACACAGGGACTTTATCAAGAACATGATCACTGGTACCTCCCAGGCTGACTGTGCTGTCCTCATTATTGACTCCACCACTGGTGGTTTCGAAGCTGGTATCTCAAAAGATGGTCAGACCCGTGAACATGCATTGCTTGCTTTCACCCTTGGTGTCAAGCAAATGATCTGCTGCTGTAACAAG ATGGATGCTACCACCCCCAAGTACTCAAAGGCTAGGTATGATGAAATCGTGAAGGAAGTTTCTTCCTACCTCAAGAAGGTTGGTTACAACCCTGACAAAATCCCATTTGTTCCCATCTCTGGTTTTGAAGGAGATAATATGATTGAGAGGTCTACCAACCTCGACTGGTACAAGGGACCAACCCTCCTTGAGGCTCTCGACCAGATTAATGAGCCCAAGAGGCCATCAGACAAACCACTCCGACTCCCACTTCAGGATGTTTACAAGATTGGTGGTATTGGAACTGTCCCAGTTGGTCGTGTAGAGACTGGCGTAATCAAGCCTGGTATGGTTGTGACCTTTGGCCCTACTGGTTTGACAACTGAAGTCAAGTCTGTTGAGATGCACCACGAAGCTCTCCAGGAGGCGCTCCCTGGAGACAATGTTGGGTTCAATGTTAAGAATGTTGCTGTTAAGGATCTTAAGCGTGGTTACGTTGCCTTAAACTCCAAGGATGACCCAGCTAAGGGGGCAGCCAGTTTCACTGCCCAGGTCATCATCATGAACCATCCTGGCCAGATTGGAAATGGATATGCACCAGTGCTTGACTGCCACACTTCCCACATTGCTGTCAAGTTTGCTGAGATCTTGACCAAGATTGACAGGCGTTCAGGTAAGGAACTTGAGAAGGAGCCTAAGTTCTTGAAGAATGGTGATGCTGGTATGGTTAAGATGATTCCCACCAAGCCCATGGTTGTTGAGACCTTTGCCGAATACCCACCATTGGGTCGTTTTGCTGTGAGGGACATGAGGCAAACTGTTGCTGTGGGTGTTGTCAAGAATGTTGACAAGAAGGACCCAACTGGTGCCAAGGTCACCAAGGCTGCACAGAAGAAGGGAAAGTAG